The following are encoded together in the Oreochromis aureus strain Israel breed Guangdong linkage group 18, ZZ_aureus, whole genome shotgun sequence genome:
- the LOC116317825 gene encoding zinc finger protein 550-like: protein MPSVQYLREFINERLTAAAEQIFLEFEKTIVQYEEEIDRQRRLLDITWKPQIKLHTADVPQQHVCKEEEEEEVLPEQQLWNQERSSSVDQEEPEPPQIKEEQEELCSSQEGEQLGLKEETDTFMVTAAEEGEHSEPGGDEEQLLCHSFAGAESQDQEGGRSADSGPTRIIYRIHCNNPAHARMLARQKNSDAGKKTLKCDVCGRAFKKKCQVKEHRKIHTGEKPHSCKVCQRSFTQKSTMLRHMIIHTKEKSYSCLTCGKTFSQSGNLYVHMRIHTGEKPYSCKTCGKTFARSNHMLRHMKTHTGEKS, encoded by the exons ATGCCTTCAGTTCAGTATCTGAGAGAGTTTATCAACGAGCGactaactgctgctgctgaacaaaTATTCTTGGAGTTTGAAAAAACGATCGTCCAGTACGAGGAAGAGATCGACCGTCAGCGCAGACTGCTGGATATCACCTGGAAACCCCAAATCAAGCTGCACACAGcag ACGTCCCACAGCAGCATGTCtgtaaggaggaggaggaggaggaggttctCCCTGAGCAGCAGCTCTGGAACCAGGAGAGGAGCTCCAGTGTGGACCAGGAGGAACCAGAAcctccacagattaaagaggaacaggaggaactgtgcagcagtcaggagggagagcagctgggGCTGAAGGAGGAGACGGATACCTTTATGGTGACTGCTGCTGAGGAAGGAGAGCACAGTGAACCAGGGGGAGACGAGGAGCAGCTCCTCTGTCACAGCTTTGCTGGAGCTGAGAGCCAGGATCAGGAAGGAGGCAGGAGTGCAGACTCAGGACCGACTAGAATTATATATCGAATTCACTGTAACAATCCTGCACACGCTCGCATGTTAGCGCGTCAGAAGAACTCTGACGCAGGTAAAAAGACTTTAAAGTGTGATGTTTGTGGAAGAGCCTTCAAGAAAAAATGCCAAGTCAAAGAGCATCGCAaaatccacacaggagagaaaccgcATTCCTGTAAAGTATGTCAGAGAAGTTTTACTCAAAAGAGCACCATGCTGCGCCACATGATAATCCACACTAAGGAGAAGTCGTACTCCTGCCTGACGTGTGGAAAGACCTTCAGTCAGAGCGGGAATCTGTACGTCCACATGAGGATCCACACAGGCGAGAAGCCATATTCCTGTAAAACATGCGGGAAAACGTTCGCACGGAGCAATCACATGTTACGCCACATGAAGACTCACACGGGGGAGAAGTCGTAG
- the LOC120434396 gene encoding zinc finger protein 471-like isoform X1: MPSVQYLREFINERLTAAAEQIFLEFEKTIVQYEEEIDRQRRLLDITWKPQIKLHRTDVPQQQVCEEEEEVLPEQQLWNQERSSSVDQEEPEPPQIKEEQEELCSSQEGEQLGLKEETEVHNDPVQYEEEMERQRRLLDITWKPQIKLRRTDVPQQPVCKEEEKVLPEQQLWNQEEPEPPQIKEEQEELCSSQEGEQLGLKEETDTFMVTVAEEGEHREQLLAHSSAVADSQDPGGNKNADSRSSRERHKSHNNAENPTMSGSHCNFDKSSTSVKCDVCGKAFKFNYLMKSHYSIHTGERPFACTVCGKMFRCSSFLKKHLRTHSDVKPYTCKTCGKRFGNNRNLVTHTRIHTGVKPYQCKTCGKWFRMHSHLRVHIRIHTGEKPYLCETCGEAFRHRNTFWAHVNMSHKGEAMLL; this comes from the exons ATGCCTTCAGTTCAGTATCTGAGAGAGTTTATCAACGAGCGactaactgctgctgctgaacaaaTATTCTTGGAGTTTGAAAAAACGATCGTCCAGTACGAGGAAGAGATCGACCGTCAGCGCAGACTGCTGGATATCACCTGGAAACCCCAAATCAAGCTGCACAGGACAG ACGTCCCACAGCAGCAGgtctgtgaggaggaggaggaggttctCCCTGAGCAGCAGCTCTGGAACCAGGAGAGGAGCTCCAGTGTGGACCAGGAGGAACCAGAAcctccacagattaaagaggaacaggaggaactgtgcagcagtcaggagggagagcagctgggactgaaggaggagactgaagTTCATAATGATCCTGTGCAGTACGAGGAAGAGATGGAGCGTCAGCGCAGACTGCTGGATATCACCTGGAAACCCCAAATAAAGCTGCGCAGGACAG ACGTCCCACAGCAGCCCGTCtgtaaggaggaggagaaggttCTCCCTGAGCAGCAGCTCTGGAACCAGGAGGAACCAGAAcctccacagattaaagaggaacaggaggaactgtgcagcagtcaggagggagagcagctgggaCTGAAGGAGGAGACGGATACCTTTATGGTGACTGTTGCTGAGGAAGGAGAGCACAGGGAGCAGCTCCTCGCTCACAGCTCTGCTGTAGCTGACAGTCAAGATCCAGGAGGAAACAAGAACGCAGATTCAAGGTCAAGTAGAGAAAGACACAAAAGTCACAACAATGCAGAAAATCCCACTATGTCAGGGAGTCACTGTAACTTTGATAAAAGTAGTACGTCTgtaaaatgtgatgtttgtggaAAAGCCTTTAAGTTTAATTATCTAATGAAGAGTCATTATTCAATCCACACAGGTGAGAGACCGTTCGCTTGTACAGTGTGTGGAAAAATGTTCAGATGCAGTAGCTTTTTGAAGAAGCACCTAAGGACGCACTCCGATGTGAAGCCATATACTTGTAAAACATGTGGGAAAAGGTTTGGAAATAATCGTAATTTAGTGACGCACAcaagaattcacacaggtgTGAAACCATATCAATGCAAAACGTGTGGGAAATGGTTCAGAATGCACTCTCATTTAAGAGTTCACATAAGAatccacacaggtgagaaaccatATCTTTGTGAAACATGTGGGGAAGCTTTCAGACATCGTAATACTTTTTGGGCACATGTAAATATGTCACACAAGGGAGAAGCCATGTTGTTGTAA
- the LOC120434396 gene encoding zinc finger protein 543-like isoform X2, with the protein MPSVQYLREFINERLTAAAEQIFLEFEKTIVQYEEEIDRQRRLLDITWKPQIKLHRTDVPQQQVCEEEEEVLPEQQLWNQERSSSVDQEEPEPPQIKEEQEELCSSQEGEQLGLKEETDTFMVTVAEEGEHREQLLAHSSAVADSQDPGGNKNADSRSSRERHKSHNNAENPTMSGSHCNFDKSSTSVKCDVCGKAFKFNYLMKSHYSIHTGERPFACTVCGKMFRCSSFLKKHLRTHSDVKPYTCKTCGKRFGNNRNLVTHTRIHTGVKPYQCKTCGKWFRMHSHLRVHIRIHTGEKPYLCETCGEAFRHRNTFWAHVNMSHKGEAMLL; encoded by the exons ATGCCTTCAGTTCAGTATCTGAGAGAGTTTATCAACGAGCGactaactgctgctgctgaacaaaTATTCTTGGAGTTTGAAAAAACGATCGTCCAGTACGAGGAAGAGATCGACCGTCAGCGCAGACTGCTGGATATCACCTGGAAACCCCAAATCAAGCTGCACAGGACAG ACGTCCCACAGCAGCAGgtctgtgaggaggaggaggaggttctCCCTGAGCAGCAGCTCTGGAACCAGGAGAGGAGCTCCAGTGTGGACCAGGAGGAACCAGAAcctccacag attaaagaggaacaggaggaactgtgcagcagtcaggagggagagcagctgggaCTGAAGGAGGAGACGGATACCTTTATGGTGACTGTTGCTGAGGAAGGAGAGCACAGGGAGCAGCTCCTCGCTCACAGCTCTGCTGTAGCTGACAGTCAAGATCCAGGAGGAAACAAGAACGCAGATTCAAGGTCAAGTAGAGAAAGACACAAAAGTCACAACAATGCAGAAAATCCCACTATGTCAGGGAGTCACTGTAACTTTGATAAAAGTAGTACGTCTgtaaaatgtgatgtttgtggaAAAGCCTTTAAGTTTAATTATCTAATGAAGAGTCATTATTCAATCCACACAGGTGAGAGACCGTTCGCTTGTACAGTGTGTGGAAAAATGTTCAGATGCAGTAGCTTTTTGAAGAAGCACCTAAGGACGCACTCCGATGTGAAGCCATATACTTGTAAAACATGTGGGAAAAGGTTTGGAAATAATCGTAATTTAGTGACGCACAcaagaattcacacaggtgTGAAACCATATCAATGCAAAACGTGTGGGAAATGGTTCAGAATGCACTCTCATTTAAGAGTTCACATAAGAatccacacaggtgagaaaccatATCTTTGTGAAACATGTGGGGAAGCTTTCAGACATCGTAATACTTTTTGGGCACATGTAAATATGTCACACAAGGGAGAAGCCATGTTGTTGTAA
- the LOC120434396 gene encoding golgin subfamily A member 6-like protein 6 isoform X3: MPSVQYLREFINERLTAAAEQIFLEFEKTIVQYEEEIDRQRRLLDITWKPQIKLHRTDVPQQQVCEEEEEVLPEQQLWNQERSSSVDQEEPEPPQIKEEQEELCSSQEGEQLGLKEETEVHNDPVQYEEEMERQRRLLDITWKPQIKLRRTDVPQQPVCKEEEKVLPEQQLWNQEEPEPPQIKEEQEELCSSQEGEQLGLKEETDTFMVTVAEEGEHREQLLAHSSAVADSQDPGGNKNADSR, from the exons ATGCCTTCAGTTCAGTATCTGAGAGAGTTTATCAACGAGCGactaactgctgctgctgaacaaaTATTCTTGGAGTTTGAAAAAACGATCGTCCAGTACGAGGAAGAGATCGACCGTCAGCGCAGACTGCTGGATATCACCTGGAAACCCCAAATCAAGCTGCACAGGACAG ACGTCCCACAGCAGCAGgtctgtgaggaggaggaggaggttctCCCTGAGCAGCAGCTCTGGAACCAGGAGAGGAGCTCCAGTGTGGACCAGGAGGAACCAGAAcctccacagattaaagaggaacaggaggaactgtgcagcagtcaggagggagagcagctgggactgaaggaggagactgaagTTCATAATGATCCTGTGCAGTACGAGGAAGAGATGGAGCGTCAGCGCAGACTGCTGGATATCACCTGGAAACCCCAAATAAAGCTGCGCAGGACAG ACGTCCCACAGCAGCCCGTCtgtaaggaggaggagaaggttCTCCCTGAGCAGCAGCTCTGGAACCAGGAGGAACCAGAAcctccacagattaaagaggaacaggaggaactgtgcagcagtcaggagggagagcagctgggaCTGAAGGAGGAGACGGATACCTTTATGGTGACTGTTGCTGAGGAAGGAGAGCACAGGGAGCAGCTCCTCGCTCACAGCTCTGCTGTAGCTGACAGTCAAGATCCAGGAGGAAACAAGAACGCAGATTCAAG GTGA